The DNA window GTTGGGGGTGGTCCATCGCGGGAACGGCCGCCTGACCGGCTGTCTCGGTGCCGGTTTCCACACGCCCCAGGTAGGTGAGAGCCCCCATCGTCAGGGCGGCGAGGCCGGCGCGCAGGGTGAGTTCCCGTTCCGGCGCGAAGTAGGAGGAGTGGTTGCCCGGCAGGGAGGCCAGCTTCTCGTAGGGCGTCTCCCCCGGTGCCTCCTCCCACACGTCGTGCGGGGTGGCCCCCACGAACCAGAACGCGTAGGGAACGGGGTCGGGGTCACCGGGAAGCCCCAGCTCCCCGAAGTCCTCACTACCGGTGAACGGTTCGGGAAGGTCGATGACGTAACCGTCGCCGAAGTACGCCCGGTGCGCGGAGGCGACCTGCTCGGTGGCTTCCGCGTCGTTGCATGTCACCCCGGCCTCCTGTGTCCGGGTGATCTCCGGTTCGCGCGCGGCGCCGGCCGCGGCAGCTTCCGCCCGCACGATCCGTTCTATCGCGCTGTCCAGGTGCTGACCGACGGTGTCGGTCAACGCCCGGGTGTTGACCTCGAGGTAGGCCTCGTCCGGGATGATGTTGGCTTTGGTCCCGGCCTGCAGCGTGCCCACCGTCACCACCGCCATCTCGCTCGGGCTGACCTCCCGGGCGACGACGCTCTGCAGCCGGGTGACGATACTGGCGGCGATCACGACCGGGTCGACCGTGGTGTGCGGCTGGGAGGCGTGGCCGCCGTCCCCGAAGATACGGATTCTCAGCGTCGAACTCGCGGCCAGGATGACGCCGGCGCGGTGCGAGATCATTCCCGCGGGCTGCGGGCCGATGTGCTGGCCCAGAGCTATGTCGGGACGTCCGAACCGGGTGTAGAGACCGTCCTGGAGCATCGTGGCCGCGCCGTCGATGGTCTCCTCGGCGGGTTGGGCCACCACCATCAGGGTGCCGCGCCACTCCTGCCGGGCGTCGGCCAGCAGGTCGGCGGCGCCCACCAGGCAGGCGGTGTGCGCGTCGTGCCCGCAGGCGTGCATCACCGGCACGTCGTTGCCGTTCTCGTCCACGCCACGTGCCGTACTCGCGTACGGCAGGCCGGTCTTCTCCTCCAGCGGCAGGGCGTCCATATCGCCGCGGAGCAGCACCGTGGGGCCCTCGCCGTTGCGGAGGATCCCGACGACGCCGGTGCCACCGACCCCGGTGTGCACCTCGAACCCGGCCCGGTCGAGCCATCCCGCCACCGCGGAGGCGGTGCGGTGCTCCTGGTGTGACAGCTCGGGGTTCTTGTGCAGGTCGACGTACATGCCCTCAACGAGGGGGAAGATCTCGTCAACGAGCCGCATGACCACGTTTCCGTGCTCGGCGGCACGCTGCGGATCGACCGCGTGCGGCACTGTTCCCACCTTCTTCCTCGGGTGGCTACGCAGGGGTGTCGTCCCGCGGTTGGCCATTGACCAGCGCGGAGCCGCCGCGCCGATTCTCTCCCGTGGAATAACGAATCTCAAACGGAGGTACCACGACACCCGCGGCGTTCCCGGTCTCATCAGGGGATTCCCGGGCAACATCCGGCGGGCGCCTCCGGGGCCAGCGGAGGCTCTCCGGTGCGCTCCGGTTGACCGGGCGGAGGCAGCTCACGACCGGAGGGCGCGCAGCTCCCGGACGAATCCGCGGGTGGCCCGCCACAACCTGTACACGATGAGGACCTCGAACAGTGCCAGCCCGGCGCAGGCGAGCACCGTCACCCCCACCACCAGACTGGTCACCGGGAGCAGCGGCGCCAGCAGCGCGGTGACCGGTGCGACAACGCACACGAACATCTCGAACTCGATGCCGCTGAACAGGTGCATGCGTACCCGGCTGCGCAGCAGCGTGCTGCGCAGCCGCTCGTACCAGCCGGAGCCGCCCCCCTGGTCCGCGTCAGCGCCGCGGGTCCCGGTCTGTCCGGTGTCCGCGGCGTCCTGGTGCGTCCCACCACCGGGGGTGTCTCCCGTAAGCCTCCGCCCGGTCCCAGCGGCGGCGTTGTCGCCGTCGTCCTCGGTGCTCTCCGGGTCGTCCGGCCCCGCTTCCGAGACGTCCTCTCCCGCTGCTGCCGCGCGGAGTTTCTGCCGCATGGTGGAACGGGTCTTGGCGACCTGGGAGGCGTTGAGGTAACGCATCAGGTCGAGGAAGGTCACCACGGGCGCGAGCAGCAGGAACACCACCTGGCCGGTGGCCACCCACTGCCCCAGGAGCAGCGCCATCATGCAGACGAAGAACCGCACCCGGTCGAAGACGAAGTCCACCCACGCCCCGAACACGGACCCGTTGCCCTTCAACCGGGCGATCTTCCCGTCCATGCAGTCCAGGACGAAGCTCAGGTGGAACAGCACCCCGCCGAGCACCAGCCACGGCCAGGTTCCCAGGGCGAACGCCACGGCAGATCCCGCACCGAGAACCCCGGCACCCGCGGTGATCTGGTTGGGGGTGATACTCGTACGGTTCGCGGTGAACAGCACCAGCCGGGAGGCGAGCGGGTCGACAAGGAATACTGTCCACCACGCGTCGCGTCTCTTGTAGGTGTGTTCACGAACGTCCGCGAGTGTAAAACTGGCCATGGGTCTCTCTCTTGCGGCGTTTGGGACGGTCCCACGCATCGACGCTGAACGGCGGCCGCCACGGGCTGGGAGGAGACGGCGGGCGGCCTGCTGGCCGGGATCTTCCCAGACCAGCTGTCCAGTGGGCTAATCGGTGCGGTCATAATTGTCGAGTACGAGGGGTCCGCTGGATGTACGCGTCCGCGCGGCAGCCCCCACAGGTCCCGACCGAGGTAGAGGCGTGCGCTTTCTGAACAACCAGGTCCCCGAACACGACCTGACCTACAGCGATGTGTTCATGGTTCCGCGGCGCTCGGCCGTGGGTTCCCGGTTGGACGTGGATCTCACGTCCTCCGACAGCACCGGAACCACGATTCCTATCGTAGTGGCGAACATGACCGCCGTCGCAGGTCGGCGCATGGCGGAGACCATCGCCCGCCGCGGCGGGATCGCGGTCCTTCCCCAGGACATTCCGCTCGACGTGGTGGCGGAGGTGGTCTCGTGGGTCAAGCAGCGCCACCTCGTGCACGACACGGCGATCACCCTGGGCCCGCAGAACACCATCGGTGACGCGTTGAACCTGCTGCCGAAACGCGCCCACAACGCGGTCATCGTGGTCGACGACCAGTGGCAGCCGCTCGGGGTCGTGACCGAGGGCGACTGCGTCGGCGTGGACCGGTTCACCCAGCTGCACGAGGTCATGTCCACCGACCTGCTGACCCTACCGGCCGACATCGACCCGCGGGACGCGTTCCGGAAACTGAACGACTTCCGGCACCGGCTGGCACCGGCCGTCGACGCCTCGGGCGCGCTGGTGGGGGTCCTCACCCGCACCGGAGCGCTGCGCGCCACGCTGTACGACCCGGCGACCGACGGCAACGGCAGCCTGCGGATCGCCGCCGCGATCGGCATCAACGGCGACGTCGCCGGCAAAGCCGGCGAGCTGCTCGCGGCCGGAGTGGACGCGCTCGTCATCGACACCGCGCACGGGCACCAGGACAAGATGCTCGCGGCGTTGCGCAAGGTCCGCGCGCTCAGCCCGGATGTTCCGATCGTGGCGGGCAACGTGGTGACCGCCGATGGGACCCGGGACCTCATCGAGGCGGGTGCCGATATCGTCAAGGCCGGGGTGGGCCCCGGCGCCATGTGCACCACGCGGATGATGACGGCTGTGGGGCGACCGCAGTTCTCCGCGGTACTGGAGTGCGCCGAGGCCGCGCGCGAGATGGGCAAGTCGGTGTGGGCCGACGGGGGTGTGCGCCACCCGCGGGATGTCGCCCTGGCTCTGGCGGCGGGCGCGTCCAACGTGATGGTGGGCTCCTGGTTCGCCGGCACCTACGAGTCACCGGGCGACGCGACACGCGACGCCCAGGGCCGGATGTACAAGGAGAGCTTCGGAATGGCCTCGGCGCGCGCCGTCCGGCTGCGCACCTCGGAGGACTCGGCGTTCGAGCGCGCGCGCAAGGCGCTGTTCGAGGAGGGGATCTCCAGCGGCCGGATGTACCTGGACCCGGAGCGTCCCGGCGTGGAGGACCTGATCGACCAGATCGTCGCGGGGGTCCGCAGCTCCCTGACGTACTCCGGTGCCAGCAACCTCGCGGAGTTCCACGAACGGGCGACCGTGGGAGTGCAGAGCTCCGCCGGTTTCAACGAGGGGATGCCCGTGCCGACGAGCTGGTGACGCACGGCCCGGCGACAGCGGCCGAAGCGGGGGCGGGAAGCGCAGGCGTTTCCCGCCCCCGTTCGTCGTTCCGGCGCCGCTGTCGCGGCGCAACGACCACCGGACTCCCGCCCCGCTGGGAGGAGCGGGAAAACGCCGCGTCGCGGCCCCGGGACGCGCCCCTCTCCCCGTCCCCGGGTACGGGAATGCCCGTCCGGGCGTGTGGCTCGCCACGGACGCGCTCTCCGTACCGAACCCCTGGTCCACGGCGCTCCCCCACTCCGGCCGGCCCCGAGTCTCGGCTTCCGCGGCGCACTGTGGCCCTCCCCATGCCCGCCCCGCTCGCGACCGCTCCCGTCCCGCGTTATTTTTGAACTGACCGGTCAGTTCAAATTTGGTGCCGACAACGGACAGTGGAGGAGAGCGAATGCGCCGGGCGACAGGAGCCCGCGTCGAGGCCAACGGGCTCGCGCTGCGCACCAGGCAGGGGCCGGTGTACGCCGGCGTCACGTTCACGGCCCTCCCCGGGTCCCTCACCGCGTTCCACGCCACGTCGGGCAGCGGACGCACCTCACTGCTGCTGAGCCTCGCCGGCCGCATGCGGCCCTCCCACGGTTCCCTCCACGTCGACGGCCACCCCGTTCCCGCATCGGCCCGACGGGTGCGCCGCGTGTCCGCGCTCGGCCTGTTCGACGGTGTGAACGACCTGGACGAGCGGCTACGCGTCACCGAACACCTCAGTGAACGCACGCACCTGCGGCTACGCCCCGCGGGGCGGTCACAGCACCGCGCCGCCCTGTCCGACGCCGACCTGCCCGACGTGGACACCCGCGCACTCGTCCGAGACCTCTCCATGGTGGAGAAACGCCGACTCGGTGTGGCGCTGGCCCTCCTGGAGGAGCCCCGCCTGCTGCTCGTCGACAACGCCGACCACGGGCTCACCCCCGACGAGCAGGCCGATTTCGCCCGCACCCTCGGGAAACTCGCCGACGCGGGACTCACCGTCGTCGCGTCGTGCACCGACGCGACCGCGTTCCAGGACCGCGCCACCACCATCCCGCTCACCCGCGGCGCGCGACCGCCCTCGGCCGAACCGTCCGAACCGTCCGGGCGGCACCGGCGGTTCGGCGCCGGTTCGCTACTACCGGGCAGGCGGCGCGTCCCGCGCCGCACCCCGGAAACGGAGCAGGAAGCCCCCGAACGGGACACCGGGGAACAGGCCCCGGCGCCGCGAAAGGAGCACACGTGAAACCCCCCACGTTCCGGACGCTGCCCACCCTGCGGCTCAGCGGCCTGTCCGTCCTCTCCTTCCTGCGCGCACCACTGCCCGCCGCCGCCCTGGCGGCGCTGGTCCTGGTGCCGCTCCTGTACTCCGGGCTGTACCTGTGGTCGTTCTGGGACCCGTTCGGCAGGACGGGCGACCTGCCGGTCGCGCTCGTCAACGAGGACAGGCCGGCGACCGCCGACGGGGAGGAACTGGCGGCCGGGGACGAGCTCGCCGACACCCTGACCAGCCGCGACGATCTCGACTGGCACCTCGTGGACGAGCGGGAGGCCGAAGCCGGGGTCCGCGACGGGCGCTACTACGTCGCCCTCACCATCCCCGAGGACTTCAGCGCGAACCTCGCCGCACCCTCCGACGAGAACGCCGAACCCGACCCGGCCATGCTCGAGGTGCAGTACGACGACGCCAACAACTACATCGCCCGGCAGCTGCTCAGCGCCGCCTTCGGCGAGGTGGAGTCCGCGGCGGGCGAGTCCGCCATCGGGCGTTACTTCGACACCATGTTCCTCGGGTTCAACGAGATACACGGCCGCACCCAGGAAGCCGCGGAGGGGGCCGGGGAACTGTCCGAGGGAGCCGACGACGCCGAGGACGGGTCCGGCGACCTCCACGAGGGCCTGGGAGACGCCGAGGACGGGTCCGACGAACTGAGCTCGGGACTCGCACAGCTGCACGACGGCTCCTCCGAGCTCGCCGACGGTTCCGCCACCGCCTCCGACGAGGTCTCCGACGCCGTCGACAAGATCGACTCGGTGGCCGACGACACCGTTCCGCTGCTCGAGGAGAACGCCGAGGACGTCGAGGACACCGCCGAGACCGTCGCCGACGCCGCCGACACCGTCGCCACGGCGGTCGACGAGCTACCCGAGACCAGTGAGGAGGACCTGACCGCGATCCGGGACACCCGCGACCGGCTGGACACCTACCTCGAGGAGAACCCCGACCTGGAGGAGAGCGACCCGCAGCTGTACACGCTGCTCACCGACGCGCGCGACGTCGCCGACGATGCGGCCGCGGTCAACGGGTTCGTGCACGACAACCGGGACCGGATCGACACCATCGGCGAGAGGGCCAGCACGGTCCACGACGTCGCCTCCGACATCGCCGACGCGGCCCCCGATGCCGCCGACAAGGTCGAGGACGTCCAGGACAAGGCGAACAAGCTCGACACCGCGCTGCAGGACATCGCCGACGGCAGCAGTGACCTCGAGGACGGACTCGAGGAGGCCCACGAGGGGTCCGTGGACCTCAACGACGGCATCAGCGCCCTCCACAGCGGCGCGGGAGACCTCAGCGACGGCCTCTCCGAGCTCAACGACGGCTCGGAGGAACTCGCGGCGGGGCTGGACGACGGGGTGGACCGGATCCCCACCTACGACGGGGACGAGCGGGACAGCCGTCAGGACATGATGAGCGGCCCCGTCCAGCTCAGTTCCGTCGTGGACAACGAGGCCCCCAACTACGGGACCGGTTTCGCCCCGTTCTTCATCACGCTGTCGCTGTGGGTGGGAACCATGGTGACCTACATGGTGCTCCCGGCCGCACCGAAGCGGGCCCTGGCGGCGAGTGCCCCGGCGTGGCGGGTGGCGCTGTCCGGCTGGTTCCCGGCGCTCGCCGTCGGCGGTGTCCAGGTGCTGGCGATGCTGGGGGTGCTGCACTTCATGCTCGGGCTGGACGCCCAACGGTGGCTGGCACTCATCGGGTTGTTGGCGCTGACCTCGGCCACGTTCGCCGCCATGGTGCAGTGGATCAACGCGAGGTTCGGCCCGGCCGGGCGGATCCTGGCTCTCGCGCTGCTCATGTTGCAGCTCACGTCGGCTGGTGGTACCTATCCCATCCAGACCAGTCACGAGTTCTTCCAGACCATCGCGCCGTACCTGCCGATGAGCTGGGTGGTCTCGGCTGCCCGGCACCTGGTCAGCGGCGGCCCGCTCGACGCGGTGTGGGGCGCGTGCGCGGTCCTGACCTGCTACCTGCTCGTCTCCCTGCTGCTGACCTGGGTCACCACGGCACGCAGCCGGACCTGGACCGTGGGGAAGCTGTACCCGGCGCTGTCCCTGTGACCGGGTAACGTACCGATCGCCGGTAGAAACGGCCGCGCCCGCAGGGCGGCCGTCCCACCACCCGAAAGGAGAAGGGTGTTTCCTTCCCCGCCCGAGGACACGGGGTGCGCGTCCCGGAAACCGGTGACCGCGCGCCGCCAGGGGACACGCCAGCGGCTGTTCGAGGCCGCCGTCGCGCTCATCTCCGAACAGGGCGTCGAGTCCACCAGTGTGGACCGCATCGCGGAACGCGCCGGTGTCGCCAAGGGCACCGTGTACTACAACTTCTCCGGCAAGGAGGAGCTCTACGCCACCCTCATCGAGTGGGGGGTGGACCGGCTCGCGGGCGACCTGCGGGCGGCTTCCGCCGGTCCACCGCGGGAGGCCCTGTTCTCGGTGCTGCGCGCCGAGCTGGAGTTCATCGGCACCCACGAGGCCCTCGCCCGGCTGCTGATGGCCGAGGCGTGGCGCACCGGCCAGGCGTGGTACACCACCGCGCGCCACATCCGCGACGACGCGATCGGAGCGATCGCCGAACTGCTGGACAGCATGGCCGCAGAGGGCCAGATCCCGTCCGACCTGGACACCGGGGTGGCCAGTTCGGCGCTGTTCGGTATGACGGTGACCGTCGCGCTGGACTGGCGCGCCCTCCAGCCGGAGCGCCCCATCGAGGAGATCCACGCCACCCTGGTGCGGATGGCGGAGGGTTTCCTCACCGCTCCCTGACCGTCCGCGCTGCGGGAGGCGCGCTGCCCAGCCGCGCCGGTTGCGGTAACGTTCCCTGCCGGAAGCGTGTCAGTACCGTCCGAGTGGGTGCGTTGTGGCGGACCTCTATCCTCTGTTGCCGATCGTGGCCGGGCTCGTGGTGCTCGTGTTCCTGCTCCGGCACGTGCGTTTCTCGGTGTTCCTCGCCCGGAACGGGGCGCGCGCCGAGGGGGTGATCGTCGGTTACCGGGAAACCAGTACCTCGTCCCGGATGGTGGTGCGTTTCCTGACCGAGGACGGCCGGCAGATCTTCGCCACCCACGACAGCACGGGCTGGACCGCCTCCCGCAACGGCGACCCCGTGGTGGTGCTCTACGACCCGGGACGGCCGGACCAGGCCCGCATCGTCGACGCGCCGTGGCTGAGCAGTTGGGTGCGGGTGATGTTCGGCCTGTTGGCGGTCGCCCTGATCGCCGTGGGGATGCTCTTCGCCGCCGTCACCTGGGGGTGAGCCGCAGCCCGGTACGGCCGTCGGCTACTCGGTGGTCCGTGCGGTGACCGCGCTTCCGGCGGGTGCGCGGACGAGGTCGCGCGGCAGCCCGCCGCACAGGGTCATCCGGGTTACCACGCGTGTACCCGCGATGAGGTCGGCGAGTCCCGCCTGGTCGCGGCGGAACAGGATCGGCGCGCCGTGCACCGCAGCGACAGCGGGCGCCCACCACCCCAGGTCGAGCAGGAACAGTGTTCCCAGCGGGACGTACAGCAGCCCCGAGCGCAGCAGTGTGCGCGGCCGGGACGCGGGTTCCGGCGGCCCCTTCCTGGAGAGTGCCAGCCGCGAGGCGGCCCGGCCCGGGGGGCAGCGGTCCCGGCGTACCAGCGGGGTCACGATGCCCAGCGCCAGTGCCAGCGCGACCAGGGCCGCGGTGCCGACGACGTCGGTACCGACGGACGGGAGGGCGCCGACGGTGGCGGCCGTGGCGGCGAGGACGGCAGCCCCGTACCACCACACGCCCACGTCGAGGACGTGGCCGAGCACCCGCCGGGACAGTCCCGGCGGCATGATGTCGGGGACCGCCGACGGCCAGGCACGCGGCAGCACCCGGTCCAGGGCCGCTCCCGCGAACCACCCGGCGAACGCCCCGAGCGCTCCCAGTACGACGTCGTCGAGAGCCGCCACCCGGTACGGGCAGGGATATGTCCCCGCGACGGCGCTCGCCTGGACGAGCTCCACCAGTAGCGCGAGCGTCCCGCCCGCCGCGAGTGCGGCCGGTATCCCGCGGCGGTAGCGGTACCGGGCGAGGAGCCCCACGGGGAGGAGCGCGCCGGCGGCCAGCCCGGCGTGCGCGGCCGCTTCCCAGCTCAGGGGCGACACTGTGGCGAGCGGGGCGGGTTGCCGTATGTCCCCCGGCGCGGGGCACACGACACCGGCGGGGTGCGGCAGCGGCCAGAGGGCGTAGGCCCCCACGCCGACGGCTGTGGCCAGCACGGCCATGGTGACCTGCCCGGGCCAACCGTTGAACCGTCCGAACCTGCGCCGGTGGTTGGCGCCGAACACCGCGAGGGCGACGAGCGCCGCAAGGGCGAAAGCGGACGGTGCCAGCGCCGCGGAACCGGGAGTGCCGGTGAAGATCCCCTCCATAGCCTCAACAGGCTAACCGGGACGCGGGCGGCGCGCAGCGGAAACGTGTGAAGCCGGGGGACGCGACCGTAGCGCGTGACACTACCAGCGCGTTTTGTAACTTTTTGATAATTGCTTCGTTTTCCCGGCACCCCCGCTTCACCTGCCAATTCGCACTGCTCCATTGCGAATTTCCAGTTCGGAGCCGATACTTCCGGGACGGCACCGGCCCCGCCGTGCCCACCCCTCCTGTTCCGGGCGGTTTGTCCATATCCACGACAAGATAAGATCTTCTCGCCAGAACAGCCTTCTGTTCGGCTGATATGGCCGCATTTCCCGCAACCCGGCCGATCCCCGTTCCCCGATGCGCGCTTTGCCAGGGTCATAGGAGAGCAGTGCAGGCAGCAAAGCAACGAAACACGCGCACTATCAGCAGCCGACTCCGCAGGATCGTCCTGACCTCGACCGCGACCCTGCTCGCGCTGTGGCTCGTGCTGAGCGGTTACCTCTTCTACAACGCCGGGATGGAGTTGGCGCTCTCCCAGG is part of the Haloactinospora alba genome and encodes:
- a CDS encoding amidohydrolase; this encodes MGTVPHAVDPQRAAEHGNVVMRLVDEIFPLVEGMYVDLHKNPELSHQEHRTASAVAGWLDRAGFEVHTGVGGTGVVGILRNGEGPTVLLRGDMDALPLEEKTGLPYASTARGVDENGNDVPVMHACGHDAHTACLVGAADLLADARQEWRGTLMVVAQPAEETIDGAATMLQDGLYTRFGRPDIALGQHIGPQPAGMISHRAGVILAASSTLRIRIFGDGGHASQPHTTVDPVVIAASIVTRLQSVVAREVSPSEMAVVTVGTLQAGTKANIIPDEAYLEVNTRALTDTVGQHLDSAIERIVRAEAAAAGAAREPEITRTQEAGVTCNDAEATEQVASAHRAYFGDGYVIDLPEPFTGSEDFGELGLPGDPDPVPYAFWFVGATPHDVWEEAPGETPYEKLASLPGNHSSYFAPERELTLRAGLAALTMGALTYLGRVETGTETAGQAAVPAMDHPQPAPEGPAPGPFTGVTAQPATGASQPITGAGPPVDGGPPPPPEGAPVDAPPPPEGAPMDVPPPPSPEGAPVEGSYPPPPGEGAVPVSQEPPADAVPPPPPGVPSGAPVDGGPPPPPEGAPVDAPPPPEGAPMDVPPPPSPEGAPVEGSYPPPPGEGAVPVSQEPPADAVPPPPPGVPSGAPVDGGPPPPPEGAPVDAPPPPEGAPMDVPPPPPYAAPYPSEEQQESGTRGEDEQPPHYPDPPYRL
- a CDS encoding CDP-alcohol phosphatidyltransferase family protein, which gives rise to MASFTLADVREHTYKRRDAWWTVFLVDPLASRLVLFTANRTSITPNQITAGAGVLGAGSAVAFALGTWPWLVLGGVLFHLSFVLDCMDGKIARLKGNGSVFGAWVDFVFDRVRFFVCMMALLLGQWVATGQVVFLLLAPVVTFLDLMRYLNASQVAKTRSTMRQKLRAAAAGEDVSEAGPDDPESTEDDGDNAAAGTGRRLTGDTPGGGTHQDAADTGQTGTRGADADQGGGSGWYERLRSTLLRSRVRMHLFSGIEFEMFVCVVAPVTALLAPLLPVTSLVVGVTVLACAGLALFEVLIVYRLWRATRGFVRELRALRS
- a CDS encoding GuaB1 family IMP dehydrogenase-related protein — protein: MRFLNNQVPEHDLTYSDVFMVPRRSAVGSRLDVDLTSSDSTGTTIPIVVANMTAVAGRRMAETIARRGGIAVLPQDIPLDVVAEVVSWVKQRHLVHDTAITLGPQNTIGDALNLLPKRAHNAVIVVDDQWQPLGVVTEGDCVGVDRFTQLHEVMSTDLLTLPADIDPRDAFRKLNDFRHRLAPAVDASGALVGVLTRTGALRATLYDPATDGNGSLRIAAAIGINGDVAGKAGELLAAGVDALVIDTAHGHQDKMLAALRKVRALSPDVPIVAGNVVTADGTRDLIEAGADIVKAGVGPGAMCTTRMMTAVGRPQFSAVLECAEAAREMGKSVWADGGVRHPRDVALALAAGASNVMVGSWFAGTYESPGDATRDAQGRMYKESFGMASARAVRLRTSEDSAFERARKALFEEGISSGRMYLDPERPGVEDLIDQIVAGVRSSLTYSGASNLAEFHERATVGVQSSAGFNEGMPVPTSW
- a CDS encoding ABC transporter ATP-binding protein → MRRATGARVEANGLALRTRQGPVYAGVTFTALPGSLTAFHATSGSGRTSLLLSLAGRMRPSHGSLHVDGHPVPASARRVRRVSALGLFDGVNDLDERLRVTEHLSERTHLRLRPAGRSQHRAALSDADLPDVDTRALVRDLSMVEKRRLGVALALLEEPRLLLVDNADHGLTPDEQADFARTLGKLADAGLTVVASCTDATAFQDRATTIPLTRGARPPSAEPSEPSGRHRRFGAGSLLPGRRRVPRRTPETEQEAPERDTGEQAPAPRKEHT
- a CDS encoding YhgE/Pip domain-containing protein encodes the protein MKPPTFRTLPTLRLSGLSVLSFLRAPLPAAALAALVLVPLLYSGLYLWSFWDPFGRTGDLPVALVNEDRPATADGEELAAGDELADTLTSRDDLDWHLVDEREAEAGVRDGRYYVALTIPEDFSANLAAPSDENAEPDPAMLEVQYDDANNYIARQLLSAAFGEVESAAGESAIGRYFDTMFLGFNEIHGRTQEAAEGAGELSEGADDAEDGSGDLHEGLGDAEDGSDELSSGLAQLHDGSSELADGSATASDEVSDAVDKIDSVADDTVPLLEENAEDVEDTAETVADAADTVATAVDELPETSEEDLTAIRDTRDRLDTYLEENPDLEESDPQLYTLLTDARDVADDAAAVNGFVHDNRDRIDTIGERASTVHDVASDIADAAPDAADKVEDVQDKANKLDTALQDIADGSSDLEDGLEEAHEGSVDLNDGISALHSGAGDLSDGLSELNDGSEELAAGLDDGVDRIPTYDGDERDSRQDMMSGPVQLSSVVDNEAPNYGTGFAPFFITLSLWVGTMVTYMVLPAAPKRALAASAPAWRVALSGWFPALAVGGVQVLAMLGVLHFMLGLDAQRWLALIGLLALTSATFAAMVQWINARFGPAGRILALALLMLQLTSAGGTYPIQTSHEFFQTIAPYLPMSWVVSAARHLVSGGPLDAVWGACAVLTCYLLVSLLLTWVTTARSRTWTVGKLYPALSL
- a CDS encoding TetR/AcrR family transcriptional regulator; amino-acid sequence: MFPSPPEDTGCASRKPVTARRQGTRQRLFEAAVALISEQGVESTSVDRIAERAGVAKGTVYYNFSGKEELYATLIEWGVDRLAGDLRAASAGPPREALFSVLRAELEFIGTHEALARLLMAEAWRTGQAWYTTARHIRDDAIGAIAELLDSMAAEGQIPSDLDTGVASSALFGMTVTVALDWRALQPERPIEEIHATLVRMAEGFLTAP
- a CDS encoding DUF3592 domain-containing protein, yielding MAGLVVLVFLLRHVRFSVFLARNGARAEGVIVGYRETSTSSRMVVRFLTEDGRQIFATHDSTGWTASRNGDPVVVLYDPGRPDQARIVDAPWLSSWVRVMFGLLAVALIAVGMLFAAVTWG